A single genomic interval of Spirosoma taeanense harbors:
- a CDS encoding transposase, protein MQLKNKPINRRKYDATFKADVLKMIANGQSVAYVAQALGISEALIYKWKQRTKGEEKHHSSGQASEMLIENQRLLQRINQLETEREILKKALAIISRQT, encoded by the coding sequence ATGCAGCTTAAAAACAAACCCATTAACCGGCGTAAATACGACGCTACTTTCAAGGCCGACGTACTGAAAATGATTGCTAACGGCCAGAGCGTGGCTTATGTGGCACAGGCGCTGGGTATCAGTGAAGCGCTCATCTACAAATGGAAGCAACGGACAAAAGGGGAAGAAAAGCACCACTCTTCGGGTCAGGCCTCCGAAATGCTGATTGAGAATCAGCGACTGCTACAGCGTATCAATCAACTAGAAACCGAGCGCGAAATCTTAAAAAAAGCCTTAGCCATTATCAGCCGACAGACCTGA
- a CDS encoding toll/interleukin-1 receptor domain-containing protein gives MELLSQIKISRPEGNAYIQLLHGDLTAIPTELAVDILAVSAIRGSYEPVLGTLMSALNNVGVSVAELAEDKDIDLLNQLGCWLSKPLSEAQQHRFNFRKILCFEPIGNVSDAETEAGNLFRGINAFAIDDLHNEVAMPVLATDDQLFPLETMLPILLDTAIFWLDTGLPLTSLKLVLHREDQVAKGFPIFENVRKQYELKHMAEVGLMSANTALTKINILNGTTFTEQALPKMEYALRELVQAETDERIDFTNSRDIDVDDLESVLTPVKPTTYDYFISYSHKHTAAVRELVNALKVRHPDSTIFYDRDNIPTGGLWIKMISDAIQRSKSVVCVLTPEYSKSDVCWDEFQCAYVMEKRKKLTIKTINFCNDADLPPMMAIYSYIDCTEGDMEKLKASVDQIISN, from the coding sequence ATGGAACTACTTTCCCAGATTAAAATCTCTCGACCAGAGGGCAATGCCTATATTCAACTCCTGCACGGTGACTTGACGGCTATACCAACCGAACTGGCCGTGGATATCTTAGCCGTTTCCGCCATTCGGGGGAGCTATGAGCCAGTGCTCGGTACGCTGATGTCGGCGCTGAATAATGTTGGCGTCTCGGTTGCCGAGCTAGCCGAAGATAAAGACATCGACTTACTTAATCAGTTGGGGTGCTGGCTTTCCAAACCTTTGTCCGAGGCTCAGCAGCATCGTTTTAATTTCAGGAAAATCCTTTGCTTCGAACCAATTGGGAATGTTAGTGATGCCGAAACGGAAGCAGGCAACCTATTTCGTGGCATTAACGCCTTTGCCATTGACGATCTGCACAACGAAGTTGCGATGCCGGTTCTGGCAACTGATGATCAGCTGTTTCCGCTTGAAACTATGCTGCCTATTCTATTGGATACCGCCATCTTCTGGCTTGATACAGGCTTGCCGCTAACCTCATTAAAACTTGTGCTACACCGTGAAGACCAGGTTGCCAAAGGCTTTCCCATTTTTGAGAATGTCAGGAAGCAATATGAACTCAAGCACATGGCCGAAGTCGGGCTAATGAGTGCTAATACGGCGCTCACGAAGATCAATATCCTGAACGGAACTACTTTCACGGAGCAAGCTCTACCTAAGATGGAGTACGCACTACGGGAACTGGTTCAGGCAGAAACCGACGAGCGGATCGACTTCACGAACTCTAGAGATATCGACGTCGACGATCTAGAATCTGTACTCACACCGGTTAAGCCGACTACCTACGATTACTTCATTAGCTATTCACACAAACACACGGCGGCCGTACGGGAACTGGTCAACGCCTTAAAGGTCAGGCACCCCGACTCCACTATTTTTTACGACCGCGACAACATTCCCACAGGTGGTTTGTGGATCAAAATGATTTCCGACGCCATTCAGCGCTCGAAAAGCGTGGTCTGTGTGCTTACCCCTGAATATAGTAAGTCGGACGTCTGCTGGGATGAGTTTCAATGCGCGTACGTCATGGAGAAACGTAAGAAACTCACCATTAAAACTATCAACTTCTGCAACGATGCCGACCTGCCGCCAATGATGGCCATATATAGCTACATTGACTGCACAGAAGGCGATATGGAAAAGTTAAAAGCTTCCGTTGATCAAATCATAAGCAACTGA
- a CDS encoding transposase, with amino-acid sequence MTKKHNVVKPRRKYDEDFKNEAVRLVTTGQRSVPDVARSLGISENILYRWKGHTNKSVESPTGISQQDYDQLREQLRRTEQERDILKKALAIFSRLT; translated from the coding sequence ATGACCAAGAAGCACAACGTGGTAAAACCACGCCGAAAGTACGACGAAGACTTCAAAAACGAGGCCGTTCGCTTAGTGACTACTGGCCAACGAAGTGTGCCGGATGTAGCCCGCTCCTTGGGTATTTCCGAAAATATACTTTATCGTTGGAAAGGGCATACAAACAAATCCGTTGAGAGCCCAACCGGAATATCCCAGCAGGACTATGACCAATTGCGAGAGCAACTACGCCGAACCGAACAAGAGCGCGACATACTAAAAAAAGCCTTAGCCATTTTCAGCCGCCTGACTTGA
- a CDS encoding DDE-type integrase/transposase/recombinase gives MGEDLVLSALRKAISSNQLAADSIIHSDRGGQYIGKAFRQTLADHRFRQSMTGPPERSS, from the coding sequence ATGGGAGAAGACTTGGTGCTTAGTGCGTTGCGTAAAGCGATTAGCTCCAATCAGTTGGCAGCAGACAGTATTATCCATTCTGATCGAGGTGGGCAGTATATCGGTAAAGCGTTCCGCCAAACTCTGGCTGACCATCGTTTTCGACAAAGTATGACAGGGCCGCCTGAGCGGTCGTCCTGA
- a CDS encoding IS3 family transposase translates to MRVRYELIQELASEFAVETLCSVFAVSRTAYYRYLRGDSYRLSAEKMKHQQLVEQTFNNHKRRYGSRRITAELQEKGHSVGRCQVRTLMKLVGLQAIQPKSFVPRTTDSTHNRGYWPNLLLDQPMPKAPNLVWVSDITYLPLVNGEWGYLATWMDLFSRKIVGWQVDETMEDELVVLPLRRALQLRQPAEGLIIHCAGSPVGSRWAVCINGVEGVSAFVAY, encoded by the coding sequence CTGAGAGTACGATATGAACTAATCCAAGAGTTGGCTTCTGAATTTGCAGTTGAAACCCTGTGCTCAGTTTTTGCAGTTAGTCGGACAGCCTACTATCGATACTTACGGGGTGATAGCTATCGATTAAGTGCTGAAAAAATGAAGCACCAGCAGTTAGTCGAACAGACTTTCAACAACCATAAACGACGGTATGGCAGTCGACGCATTACGGCAGAGTTGCAGGAAAAAGGCCATTCAGTAGGACGTTGTCAGGTTCGAACGCTGATGAAATTGGTTGGTTTACAAGCCATTCAGCCTAAGTCATTTGTACCACGAACGACCGATAGCACCCATAATAGAGGCTACTGGCCAAATTTATTATTAGATCAGCCTATGCCCAAGGCACCCAACTTGGTCTGGGTCAGCGATATTACTTATCTGCCGCTGGTCAACGGTGAATGGGGCTACTTAGCTACCTGGATGGATCTATTCTCGCGTAAGATAGTGGGTTGGCAGGTGGATGAAACGATGGAAGATGAATTGGTTGTGCTTCCCTTACGTCGTGCACTGCAATTACGTCAACCTGCCGAAGGCCTAATTATCCACTGCGCCGGCAGCCCGGTCGGATCGAGGTGGGCAGTATGTATCAACGGAGTTGAAGGAGTTAGCGCGTTTGTGGCATATTAG
- a CDS encoding integrase core domain-containing protein, with protein MSRADDPYDNAFAESLWSRLKAELLEGGVFLSVEDARTEIFDYIEVYYNRERKHSSLGYKSPDQFEQEYITNLTNSVCR; from the coding sequence ATGAGTCGGGCCGACGATCCGTATGACAATGCCTTTGCTGAGTCGTTATGGAGCCGCCTAAAGGCGGAGTTATTGGAAGGCGGTGTATTTTTGAGCGTGGAAGATGCACGCACAGAAATCTTCGACTACATTGAGGTGTATTATAACCGGGAGAGAAAGCATTCGTCGCTGGGCTATAAAAGCCCTGATCAGTTTGAGCAGGAATACATTACAAATCTGACAAATTCAGTGTGCCGCTAA
- a CDS encoding IS3 family transposase: MVYKLVTELSNHHPIQVICHALEISRSAYYEYRRGLSYQVSEEKRKLIGAMQKSFADHRRRYGSRRLTPELQEQGYSVGRHQLRRLMRREGLRAIQPRSFIPRTTDSRHNGPLSPNLLADSPFPAAPGCVLVGDITYIPLVTGEWAYLAAWMDLYSRLIAGWQIELHMEESLVHEALKKALLRRKLNPNAIVHSDRGGQYIGKSFRNTLLTNQIQQSMSRPNDPYDNAFMESCWSRLKAELLENGAFRSLEDARTELFDYIECYYNRKRRHSSLGNISPEQFEQNYYLMLNQNLHS; encoded by the coding sequence GTGGTCTATAAACTGGTTACTGAACTGAGTAATCACCACCCGATTCAAGTAATCTGTCATGCCTTGGAGATCAGCCGAAGTGCCTACTATGAATATCGACGGGGCTTGAGCTATCAAGTATCTGAAGAGAAACGAAAGCTCATTGGTGCTATGCAGAAAAGTTTTGCCGATCATCGTCGTCGATACGGCAGTCGTCGGTTAACGCCGGAATTACAAGAGCAAGGTTATTCGGTGGGACGGCATCAACTCCGACGGCTGATGCGCCGTGAAGGATTAAGGGCAATTCAGCCCCGAAGCTTTATTCCCCGAACGACGGACAGCCGCCATAATGGACCTCTTAGTCCTAATTTGTTAGCAGATAGCCCATTTCCTGCCGCGCCAGGGTGTGTACTGGTTGGGGATATTACATATATTCCGTTGGTTACTGGAGAATGGGCCTATCTGGCTGCCTGGATGGATCTGTATTCTCGCCTGATCGCAGGCTGGCAGATCGAATTACACATGGAAGAATCGCTGGTCCATGAGGCCTTGAAAAAAGCCTTATTGCGTCGCAAACTGAATCCGAATGCGATCGTACATTCCGATCGGGGTGGCCAGTATATTGGCAAGTCATTCCGCAATACCCTACTTACTAATCAAATTCAACAGAGTATGAGCCGACCCAACGATCCGTACGACAATGCGTTTATGGAATCCTGCTGGTCCAGGTTGAAAGCTGAACTATTAGAAAACGGAGCCTTCCGCTCACTGGAAGATGCCCGAACTGAGTTATTTGATTACATTGAATGCTATTACAATCGGAAACGGCGGCATTCGTCGCTGGGCAACATTAGCCCTGAGCAATTTGAGCAGAACTATTACCTAATGTTAAATCAAAACTTGCATAGTTGA
- a CDS encoding transposase: MSQNKSVLMPRRKYDEDFKKEAVRLATTGDRTVADVARSLGISENLLYRWKGNKKAGHPDGSTVIYRGI, from the coding sequence ATGAGCCAAAACAAATCCGTGCTGATGCCTCGTCGAAAGTACGATGAGGATTTCAAAAAAGAAGCTGTTCGCCTAGCTACTACTGGTGACCGGACCGTTGCTGATGTGGCCCGTTCACTGGGCATCTCGGAGAATCTGCTCTATCGTTGGAAAGGGAATAAAAAAGCAGGCCACCCGGATGGTAGCACCGTGATCTATCGAGGAATATGA
- a CDS encoding IS3 family transposase: MESYWSRLKAELFENGVFRSLEDARIELFDYIECYYNRKRRHSSLGNISPEQFEQNYYLMLNQNLHS; this comes from the coding sequence ATGGAATCCTATTGGTCCCGCTTGAAAGCTGAGCTGTTTGAAAATGGCGTATTTCGCTCCTTAGAAGATGCCCGTATTGAATTGTTCGATTACATTGAATGCTATTACAATCGGAAACGGCGGCATTCGTCGCTGGGCAACATTAGCCCTGAGCAATTTGAGCAGAACTATTACCTAATGTTAAATCAAAACTTGCATAGTTGA